The genomic interval ACTTTAGAAACAACGTGTACTCCACCTTTAAGGTGGGCACACGTGATGATTAAAATTCTCAATCAATCTCCACAACCACACCGTTATTCCGCAAAGATTTTTCCGCAGCTTCCAGCGCTTTGATGACGCGCAAACCACTGTGGCCGTTGCTGATGGGTGTTTTTCCGTTCTGGCAACAATCAATAAAATGATTCATTTCACGGCGCAATGGCTCGAAATTTTGAATGTAGGGACTGATAATGTCTCCGGAACGATAGCTGAGTTGATACTCGCCAAATGTCTCCGGGTCTTTGTAGTCAACGCCTTTGTCGTAAATTTTCACTTTTTCAATGTTTTCCGTATCATCGTAAACGAGCATTTTTTTGTTGCCAACGATCGCTGTGCGCCTCAATTTACTCGGCGCCAGCCAGCTTATCTGCAAATTGGCAATGCAGCCGTCCGGAAATTCTATGTTGATGAACGCCACGTCAGGGATGTCTTTTTGCACGCAATCTTTGCCCATGGCGGAAATTCGTTTCGGCGTCTGATTCAGCCAGAAAAACAACATGGAAAAATCGTGCGGCGCCAGATCCCAAATTACGCTCACGTCTTTCTGATGCAATCCTAAATTCACGCGCGACATGGAAATATAATAAATGTCGCCTAATTCTTTGCTGTCAATCAGTTCTTTTATTTTCAGCACCGGCGGGCTATATTCAAAGGTGTGGCCGACCATGAGAATGAGATTATTTTTTTCAGCGGTGGCAATTAATTCTTCCGCTTCTTTGTGGTTTTCTGTCATTGGTTTTTCCACAAATACGTGTTTTCCTGCTTTCAGAAAATCGTGGGCAATGGGAAAATGCAGCGAAACAGGCGTGGCAATAATTACGGCGTCAATATCTTCGCGATTAGCCAATTTCCGATAATCGCTTTCAATTTCCACAGTTGGGTATTTCAATTTTGTTTTTTGTAAATTTGACTCATCCAAATCGCAGGCAACTAACTTTTCGGTCATTTGACTTTCATACAGATTTCTCAACAAATTAGGTCCCCAATAACCCAGGCCAACGATCGCAATGTTCATAAGATTTCCTTTCTGTTCGTGAATAATTAAAATTCATATAAATTCAGCAATTCTATTGAAGATTTTTCCCAGTTATATTGTTCACTGACGGCTTTTTTACCGTTTTTGCCATAATTTTTTGAAGAGTTTTTTATTTTAAATACCGCACTAGCAAAATCCTCTGCAGAGTGAGATTGAAAAATTTCACCACATTCGGTTTCACGAACTATTCTGGCTATTGCCCGGGCATCAGTAGTGATGACAGGCTTAGCAAGAGCCATGTATTGGAATAACTTGTGCGGTACTGTTCCGTCAATCATTTCGTTGGATGGTCGTGGAATAATGCATATATCAGCAGCCGCTATATATGTGGCAGTCTGTTCAAATTCAACCCATCCAATGAATTCAACCTGCTCTGAAATTCCCAATTTTCTGGCCAATTTTTCCAACTCGGACCGGGTTGGTCCATTGCCAATTAAAAGAAGTTTTAGGTTAGGAATATCTCGGATCAGAATTTTTATCCCCTTAATTGCAATATCTAATTCACGCTCTGGATTAAGGATCCCAACGTAGGTCAAAACAAAATTATTTTTGTATTTTGCAATAACGTTAGGATCAATTTTAAGTTTAGTATATTTTTCGATTTGTACAGTATTACCAACAATGAATATTTTTTGCGGGTCGATCCCTCGAGAAATAAATTGATTT from Calditrichota bacterium carries:
- a CDS encoding glycosyltransferase family 4 protein, yielding MNNHKRILMVLQSDFPPDIRLEKEIDSLTQKGHQIFLLCNNKKNRAREETISQHFKIIRLPHFYFKGRILQAIFGVPLFFNPIWLFLITKACLKNHINAIHVHDLPLALAAILIGKILHIPVIFDVHENYPAALKTWGKKGFLPILFRNPAFARKLEDISLKLADKVIVVVEEHQNQFISRGIDPQKIFIVGNTVQIEKYTKLKIDPNVIAKYKNNFVLTYVGILNPERELDIAIKGIKILIRDIPNLKLLLIGNGPTRSELEKLARKLGISEQVEFIGWVEFEQTATYIAAADICIIPRPSNEMIDGTVPHKLFQYMALAKPVITTDARAIARIVRETECGEIFQSHSAEDFASAVFKIKNSSKNYGKNGKKAVSEQYNWEKSSIELLNLYEF
- a CDS encoding Gfo/Idh/MocA family oxidoreductase, encoding MNIAIVGLGYWGPNLLRNLYESQMTEKLVACDLDESNLQKTKLKYPTVEIESDYRKLANREDIDAVIIATPVSLHFPIAHDFLKAGKHVFVEKPMTENHKEAEELIATAEKNNLILMVGHTFEYSPPVLKIKELIDSKELGDIYYISMSRVNLGLHQKDVSVIWDLAPHDFSMLFFWLNQTPKRISAMGKDCVQKDIPDVAFINIEFPDGCIANLQISWLAPSKLRRTAIVGNKKMLVYDDTENIEKVKIYDKGVDYKDPETFGEYQLSYRSGDIISPYIQNFEPLRREMNHFIDCCQNGKTPISNGHSGLRVIKALEAAEKSLRNNGVVVEID